The Raphanus sativus cultivar WK10039 chromosome 2, ASM80110v3, whole genome shotgun sequence genome includes a region encoding these proteins:
- the LOC108819212 gene encoding 60S ribosomal protein L8-3 — protein MGRVIRAQRKGAGSVFKSHTHHRKGPAKFRSLDFGERNGYLKGVVTEIIHDPGRGAPLARVAFRHPFRYKKQKELFVAAEGMYTGQFLYCGKKATLVVGNVLPLRSIPEGAVVCNVEHHVGDRGVLARASGDYAIVISHNPDNDTTRVKLPSGSKKIVPSGCRAMIGQVAGGGRTEKPMLKAGNAYHKYRVKRNCWPKVRGVAMNPVEHPHGGGNHQHIGHASTVRRDAPPGQKVGLIAARRTGRLRGQAAALASKQE, from the exons ATGGGTCGTGTCATCAGAGCTCAACGTAAGGGAGCAGGCTCCGTCTTCAAGTCCCACACTCACCACCGCAAGGGCCCCGCCAAGTTCAGGAGCCTCGATTTCGGCGAGAGAAATGGTTACCTCAAGGGTGTCGTCACGGAGATCATCCACGATCCGGGTCGCGGTGCTCCGTTAGCCCGCGTCGCCTTCCGTCATCCTTTCCGTTACAAGAAGCAGAAGGAGCTCTTCGTCGCCGCCGAAGGCATGTACACCGGTCAGTTCTTGTACTGCGGTAAGAAGGCGACTCTCGTTGTCGGAAATGTTCTGCCTCTCAGATCTATCCCCGAGGGAGCTGTTGTCTGCAACGTCGAGCACCATGTCGGTGATCGTGGTGTGCTCGCTAGAGCTTCTGGAGATTACGCTATCGTTATTTCACATAACCCTGACAACGACACGACAAG GGTTAAGTTGCCATCTGGATCGAAGAAGATTGTCCCAAGTGGATGCAGGGCCATGATTGGTCAAGTTGCTGGTGGTGGAAGAACTGAGAAGCCGATGCTCAAGGCGGGTAACGCGTACCACAAGTACCGTGTGAAGAGGAACTGCTGGCCTAAGGTTCGTGGTGTGGCTATGAACCCTGTTGAGCATCCTCACGGAGGAGGTAACCATCAACATATTGGTCACGCCAGTACCGTTCGTCGTGATGCACCACCCGGGCAAAAGGTTGGTCTTATTGCTGCAAGGAGGACTGGTCGTCTCAGAGGTCAAGCTGCTGCTCTTGCTTCCAAGCAAGAATAA
- the LOC108842797 gene encoding disease resistance protein RRS1 codes for MDSSFSLLGICAATIGFFTILVKLLRPVYRRFRSNRLNQTLASSPQSSPNFSTPSSDFEAVPNRLRLRAVYIYCEETLQYTFASHLSVDFRRKRIAAFVNCDRNPDAAEGGSASVVVFSESSSTSCLDKLVTVLQCRRKTGQVVVPVFYGVSPSDVAVVPEHGSADRIREWSSALKELRDLPSHLCSEESNECQVVEEIVKDVYEKLFPTEQVGINSRLLEIEQLLCKQPWGIRRIGIWGMPGIGKTTLAKAVFDDISGGYEASCFIKHFDKAFSEKGLHRLLEEHFGKILKELPRVCSSITRPILPGEKLRKKRTLVVLDDVKNPLVVESFLGGFHWFGPGSLIIITSRDKRVYRHCQINHVYEVQSLSENEALQLLSQCAFGNDIRDQKRQELLMEVIDYASGNPFALTSYGRELKGKKLSETETTFLKLKLRTPYKIHDLFSSSYKTLDDNEKNIFLDIACFFMGEDVDYVMQLLGGCGFFPHVGIDVLVEKCLVTISENRVLMHRIIQDFGREIINGESVQIERRRRLWEPWTIKFLLEDDKLEANGYLRETCKRPLGTEDIEGIFLDTSNLVFDVKLTAFDNMLNLRFLKIYCSSHENQYGLGLPRGLESLPYELRLLHWENYPLESLPQEFDPCHLVELNMSYSHLQKLWGGTKNLGMLKTCKLCHSQQLTEVDDLCKAQNIELIDLQGCTKLQRFPATGQLRHLRVVNLSGCTEIRSIPEVSPNTVELHLQGTGTRELPISLVALSQEDDLNLEKLTSLAQAVSSNQHLEKLVLLNMKDCFHLQSLPHMFHLVSLEVLDLSGCSELKSIQGFPRNLKELYLVGTAVTKLPPLPWSIEVLNAHGCMSLISIPFDFERLPRYYRFSNCFALSAQAVSEFIVNALANVERIAREYQPELKESLAFSFTVPSAVSKKFTCDMQPGSSVMIQLGSSWRTTVGFAVLVELSFLEDYQEATGFVITCVCRWKDKEFISHRQEKSFHCWNPEEGGPKDHMFVFCDLNMHGSTCEENDPSILADLVVFEFFTVNKQKKPLDESCTVKKCGVHVITAANGDVSSNMTQPFPSTGYRQESFDTKVEEELRVIFDVLDKKDRTLFLYIACLFNDEKADFLTPLISRTGLEISSRLKFLANNSLIHISPFGIIMRKQVLGLLQKISREIVHRQPMLDKELVKDSTLPAWKYDVFISFSGEDVSNNKLSNLLAQFKGKLMSTPHRCKSVTPQLAQAIRESKGSIVLLSENYASSSRCLDELVEIMNCNKELAQKVVAIFYNVAPSDVRLQSGDFGRAFQTTCIGKSEDEKQKWAQALADLANIGRVNSSKWANEANMFEKVDCDVLEKIDHKRSKHSGDVVGVEEHVTDTGSWSGWESEEVNKTVGTAGFMTKGEEIKASLVAMPVEPSHLFKQEGKVIRSEAWSPSFLDRIPFAELYTEEVPTAFLHGLDNVRSMLQSKRSI; via the exons ATGGATTCTTCTTTTTCCCTCCTTGGGATTTGCGCTGCCACGATAGGATTCTTCACGATTCTGGTTAAGCTATTACGTCCGGTTTACAGAAGATTCAGATCCAATCGACTAAACCAAACACTGGCTTCATCTCCTCAATCGTCTCCCAATTTCTCAACTCCATCAAGTGATTTCGAAGCAGTGCCTAATCGATTACGCCTACGCGCCGTCTACATCTACTGCGAAGAGACGTTACAGTACACCTTCGCCAGCCACCTCTCCGTGGATTTCCGCCGGAAACGCATCGCTGCGTTTGTAAATTGCGATAGGAATCCTGATGCGGCAGAGGGAGGGAGCGCTTCTGTGGTGGTTTTCTCCGAGAGCTCCTCCACCTCATGCCTGGACAAGCTCGTGACGGTTCTTCAGTGCCGGAGGAAAACCGGCCAGGTGGTGGTTCCAGTGTTCTACGGCGTTAGTCCATCAGATGTTGCCGTGGTGCCGGAGCACGGCTCAGCTGATCGGATAAGAGAATGGAGCAGCGCTCTCAAAGAACTGAGAGATTTACCAAGTCACCTGTGTAG TGAGGAATCTAATGAGTGCCAAGTCGTGGAAGAGATTGTCAAAGATGTGTATGAAAAGCTCTTTCCCACGGAACAGGTTGGAATCAACTCGAGGCTGCTGGAGATTGAACAGTTGCTTTGCAAGCAACCATGGGGTATACGCCGCATTGGGATTTGGGGTATGCCTGGCATAGGCAAGACGACACTTGCTAAAGCAGTTTTCGACGACATCTCTGGAGGCTATGAAGCTTCTTGTTTCATCAAGCACTTTGACAAAGCGTTCAGTGAGAAGGGACTTCACCGTTTGTTGGAGGAACATTTTGGGAAAATCCTCAAGGAACTGCCTCGTGTATGCAGTAGCATTACAAGACCTATTCTCCCAGGGGAGAAATTAAGGAAGAAGAGGACTCTTGTTGTTCTTGATGATGTGAAAAATCCTTTGGTTGTAGAGTCTTTCCTCGGAGGGTTTCATTGGTTTGGTCCGGGGAGCCTAATCATCATAACCTCCAGAGATAAACGAGTGTACCGCCATTGTCAGATAAATCACGTTTATGAGGTTCAGAGCTTAAGCGAGAATGAGGCTTTGCAGCTACTATCTCAGTGTGCATTTGGTAATGACATAAGAGATCAAAAACGCCAGGAACTATTGATGGAAGTGATTGACTACGCTAGCGGAAATCCATTTGCTCTAACCTCTTACGGCAGAGAGCTTAAGGGAAAGAAACTGTCAGAAACGGAGACGACATTCCTGAAACTCAAGCTACGTACTCCATATAAGATTCATGATTTATTCAGCAGCAGCTACAAAACACTTGACGACAATGAGAAGAACATTTTTTTGGACATTGCTTGTTTCTTCATGGGAGAAGATGTTGACTATGTGATGCAACTGCTTGGCGGATGTGGCTTCTTTCCACATGTTGGGATTGATGTTCTTGTGGAGAAGTGTCTGGTGACTATTTCAGAAAACAGAGTGTTAATGCATAGAATAATCCAAGACTTTGGCAGAGAAATAATCAACGGGGAATCAGTGCAGATAGAGCGCCGTCGGAGACTGTGGGAACCTTGGACAATCAAGTTTCTACTTGAAGACGACAAACTTGAAGCAAATGGATATCTCAGAGAAACCTGCAAACGTCCTTTG GGCACTGAAGACATCGAGGGCATATTTCTAGACACATCAAATTTAGTCTTTGATGTGAAGCTCACTGCTTTTGATAATATGCTTAACCTTAGATTCCTGAAGATTTACTGTTCCAGTCATGAAAACCAATATGGACTCGGCCTTCCAAGAGGACTTGAGTCTCTGCCATATGAGCTAAGACTTCTCCACTGGGAGAACTATCCTTTAGAGTCTTTGCCACAAGAATTTGACCCATGCCACCTTGTTGAACTCAATATGTCTTACAGTCATCTTCAGAAACTTTGGGGAGGAACCAAG AACCTCGGCATGTTGAAGACATGTAAGCTTTGTCATTCCCAGCAGCTGACTGAGGTTGACGATCTTTGTAAAGCTCAAAATATCGAGCTAATTGATCTCCAAGGCTGTACAAAACTGCAGAGATTTCCAGCCACTGGTCAACTACGACATCTCCGAGTTGTAAATCTTTCAGGCTGCACAGAGATCAGAAGTATCCCAGAGGTTTCACCTAACACTGTGGAGCTTCATCTCCAGGGAACTGGCACAAGAGAATTACCAATATCTCTTGTGGCCCTTTCCCAAGAAGATGACCTGAACCTTGAGAAATTAACAAGCCTGGCCCAAGCCGTCTCATCAAATCAGCATCTTGAAAAACTTGTTTTGCTGAATATGAAAGATTGTTTTCATTTGCAAAGCTTGCCTCACATGTTTCATTTAGTCTCTCTTGAAGTTCTTGATCTGTCTGGATGCTCGGAGCTCAAGAGTATACAAGGATTCCCACGGAACTTAAAAGAGTTATATCTTGTTGGTACTGCTGTCACAAAACTACCACCCCTTCCCTGGAGTATAGAAGTCTTGAATGCACATGGTTGTATGTCTCTTATATCAATTCCTTTTGATTTCGAGAGACTTCCTAGGTATTACAGATTCAGTAATTGCTTTGCGCTTTCTGCACAAGCGGTCAGCGAATTTATAGTTAACGCTCTGGCTAATGTAGAACGCATCGCCAGAGAGTATCAGCCG GAACTCAAGGAATCTCTGGCTTTCAGCTTCACTGTGCCTTCGGCTGTAAGTAAAAAGTTCACCTGTGATATGCAACCAGGGTCTTCTGTGATGATACAACTAGGTTCTTCTTGGAGAACAACCGTCGGTTTTGCTGTCTTAGTCGAACTTTCATTTCTGGAGGATTACCAGGAGGCTACTGGTTTTGTAATCACTTGTGTTTGCAGATGGAAAGACAAGGAATTCATTTCTCATAGGCAGGAAAAAAGCTTTCACTGTTGGAATCCAGAGGAAGGTGGTCCCAAAGATCACATGTTTGTCTTCTGTGATCTAAATATGCATGGGAGCACCTGTGAAGAAAATGATCCCAGTATATTAGCTGATCTCGTCGTATTTGAATTCTTTACTGTGAATAAGCAGAAGAAGCCTCTAGATGAGAGTTGCACAGTGAAGAAATGTGGAGTCCATGTGATTACTGCTGCAAATGGAGATGTAAGTTCTAACATGACTCAACCGTTTCCGTCCACGGGTTACCGTCAAGAGAGTTTTGATACAAAGGTTGAAGAAGAGTTGAGAGTCATCTTTGATGTCTTGGACAAGAAAGATAGAACTTTGTTTCTTTACATTGCATGTCTGTTCAATGACGAGAAAGCTGATTTCCTGACACCGCTAATCTCAAGGACTGGCTTGGAGATTAGTTCTAGGCTCAAGTTCTTAGCCAATAACTCTCTCATACATATATCTCCATTTGGTATCATAATGCGGAAGCAAGTTCTAGGCTTACTTCAGAAAATAAGTAGGGAGATCGTCCATAGACAACCCATGTTGGACAAAGAGTTAGTGAAGGACTCCACGTTACCTGCTTGGAAATACGACGTCTTTATAAGTTTCAGCGGGGAAGATGTCAGTAATAACAAACTCAGCAACCTTCTTGCACAATTCAAGGGTAAACTAATGAGTACACCCCACAGATGCAAGTCGGTCACACCACAGCTTGCACAAGCAATAAGAGAATCGAAAGGTTCGATCGTCTTGCTCTCAGAGAACTACGCCTCTTCCAGTAGGTGCTTGGATGAGCTGGTCGAAATTATGAATTGCAACAAAGAGTTGGCTCAAAAAGTAGTGGCGATATTCTACAATGTGGCTCCTTCTGATGTCAGGCTTCAGAGTGGAGACTTTGGAAGGGCTTTTCAAACTACTTGCATCGGCAAATCAGAGGATGAGAAACAGAAATGGGCGCAAGCTTTGGCCGACTTAGCGAATATAGGCAGAGTGAATTCAAGCAAATG GGCTAATGAAGCAAACATGTTTGAAAAAGTTGACTGTGATGTTCTAGAGAAGATAGATCATAAAAGATCAAAGCATTCAGGCGATGTGGTTGGAGTTGAAGAACATGTTACAGACACCGGTTCTTGGTCCGGTTGGGAATCTGAGGAAGTGAATAAAACAGTTGGGACAGCAGGTTTCATgacaaaag GGGAAGAGATTAAGGCAAGTCTTGTTGCTATGCCAGTGGAGCCATCACATCTATTTAAACAAGAAGGGAAAGTGATAAGATCCGAAGCATGGAGTCCTAGTTTTCTCGATCGAATCCCCTTTGCCGAGCTTTATACTGAAGAAGTCCCAACTGCCTTTTTACACGGGCTGGACAATGTACGCTCAATGCTCCAATCTAAAAGATCCATATAA